The Nakamurella deserti genome contains a region encoding:
- a CDS encoding AMP-dependent synthetase/ligase: MSNSTTTSGDPISQRQRSFGEMFADRVAESGTSDAFRYPEDGGWTTITWNQTRDRVYRIAAGLIDLGIAPEDRVAIAATTRIEWVLCDLAIMCAAAATTTIYPSTSAEDFAYITSDSGSRVLVAENPEQAGKILGHPDSAAGLLAVVLIDGAMDDDRTMTLAELEERGARRLAAEPRLVDDAIAGVGPEDLATLIYTSGTTGRPKGVRLVHDSWTYTARGAELLDFLRTDDVQYLWLPLSHVFGKVLLGVQLRIGFVTAVDGNVDKIVENLAVVRPTFMAGAPRVFEKVRAKVTATAQAEGGAKAKIFDWAIAVGIRYEAARAAGRPGPLLTAQHAVADTLVFSKVKHRLGGRIRFFVSGSAALSAPVAEWFRAVGMPILQGYGLTETSAASFVNEPRHNVLGTVGPVFPGSQVRIADDGEILIKGPGVMRGYHNMPEATAEVLDADGWFATGDIGELTEDGFLRVTDRKKDLIKTSGGKYIAPQKIEILFKAISPQVSHIIVHGEGRKYVSALITLDPDAIGDWAKSAGLEASYEKLATQPQLHQMIQQQIDDLNSKLERWETIKKFEILGKDLSVEDGELTPSMKVRRKAVEKEYKDLLDKMYTD, encoded by the coding sequence CTGGACGACCATCACCTGGAACCAGACCCGCGACCGGGTGTACCGCATCGCCGCCGGCCTGATCGACCTGGGCATCGCCCCCGAGGACCGGGTCGCCATCGCCGCCACCACCCGGATCGAGTGGGTGCTGTGCGACCTCGCCATCATGTGCGCGGCGGCCGCGACCACCACGATCTACCCGTCGACGTCGGCGGAGGACTTCGCCTACATCACGTCCGACTCCGGCTCCCGGGTGCTCGTCGCGGAGAATCCGGAGCAGGCCGGCAAGATCCTCGGGCACCCCGACAGCGCCGCCGGGCTGCTGGCCGTCGTGCTCATCGACGGCGCGATGGACGACGACCGCACGATGACCCTCGCCGAGCTCGAGGAGCGCGGCGCGCGGCGGCTCGCGGCCGAGCCGCGGCTCGTCGACGACGCCATCGCCGGGGTCGGCCCGGAGGACCTGGCCACCCTGATCTACACCTCCGGCACCACCGGCCGGCCGAAGGGCGTGCGGCTGGTCCACGACAGCTGGACCTACACCGCCCGCGGGGCGGAACTGCTGGACTTCCTGCGCACCGACGACGTCCAGTACCTGTGGCTGCCGCTGTCGCACGTGTTCGGCAAGGTGCTCCTCGGCGTCCAGCTGCGGATCGGCTTCGTGACGGCCGTCGACGGCAACGTCGACAAGATCGTGGAGAACCTCGCGGTGGTCAGGCCGACCTTCATGGCCGGTGCCCCGCGGGTGTTCGAGAAGGTCCGCGCCAAGGTCACCGCGACCGCGCAGGCCGAGGGCGGCGCCAAGGCGAAGATCTTCGACTGGGCGATCGCCGTCGGCATCCGCTACGAGGCCGCCCGCGCCGCCGGCCGACCGGGCCCGCTGCTCACCGCCCAGCACGCGGTGGCCGACACGTTGGTCTTCAGCAAGGTCAAGCACCGTCTCGGTGGCCGGATCCGCTTCTTCGTCTCCGGCTCGGCCGCCCTGTCCGCACCGGTCGCCGAGTGGTTCCGGGCGGTCGGGATGCCCATCCTGCAGGGTTACGGGCTGACCGAGACGAGTGCGGCCAGCTTCGTCAACGAGCCCCGGCACAACGTGCTCGGCACGGTGGGGCCGGTGTTCCCCGGCAGCCAGGTCAGGATCGCCGACGACGGGGAGATCCTCATCAAGGGGCCGGGCGTCATGCGCGGCTACCACAACATGCCGGAGGCGACGGCGGAGGTCCTGGACGCCGACGGCTGGTTCGCCACCGGCGACATCGGCGAGCTGACCGAGGACGGCTTCCTGCGCGTCACCGACCGCAAGAAGGACCTGATCAAGACCTCCGGCGGCAAGTACATCGCCCCGCAGAAGATCGAGATCCTGTTCAAGGCGATCTCCCCACAGGTCAGCCACATCATCGTGCACGGCGAGGGCCGCAAGTACGTCTCGGCGCTGATCACCCTGGACCCGGACGCCATCGGCGACTGGGCGAAGTCGGCGGGTCTGGAGGCGTCGTACGAGAAGCTCGCCACCCAGCCGCAGCTGCACCAGATGATCCAGCAGCAGATCGACGACCTGAACTCCAAGCTGGAGCGCTGGGAGACGATCAAGAAGTTCGAGATCCTCGGCAAGGACCTCTCCGTCGAGGACGGCGAACTGACCCCGTCGATGAAGGTCCGGCGCAAGGCCGTCGAGAAGGAGTACAAGGACCTGCTCGACAAGATGTACACCGACTGA